A window of Strigops habroptila isolate Jane chromosome 5, bStrHab1.2.pri, whole genome shotgun sequence contains these coding sequences:
- the LOC115608977 gene encoding uncharacterized protein LOC115608977, producing the protein MDVTVKVLKTLAKDFKICIKSGSIKACLESLIHSGVLGHPAQIFNSKNWPQLKQTLIEQALAGKPDLLITLGKLLALLQWARQDREAWGTAQLYLQGAALETAPPTTTAAVQTGEPGDGGEDEVEDKSIEQLPEPQAFLVTESEEEPSATGAQGGAARKEPPAPPAYPWGELKDTVAHYNEECLKGDAAVKGSKSAALPNKQCLKGDAAIRGGESGPGESKNQNVDPLDALPGMILRHLDDEELLDLGLKRVGGGDAGSFGAQKKERSTPKEQTAWREWRGGGCELRSDSESENEEAAASGAGPPRGSGAGEEGRGTPGDLVEELGRAMDVLEAQAGMRGRALERLGETPPPVAQPNWNLIAKDCVLSGVTLEAVPAAAPPQAFPVQVGPQGGAMWTPLDAKLVQALHKAIKEEGLSSETTPMLLDSAHVQPLAPADARQLARAVLTGLLFLLLKEAWYLELQGRIQAATTDPTHPLRQSTFDRSPGREGILTFL; encoded by the coding sequence ATGGATGTGACGgttaaggtactgaaaacgttggcaaaggatttcaagatttgtatcaaatctggcagcattaaggcgtgcctggaatctttgattcacagtggggtgcttggtcaccctgctcagatatttaattccaaaaattGGCCACAACTTAAACAGACACTGATTGAGCAGGCACTGGCGGGAAAGCCAGATCTTCTCATCACTCTGGGAAAGTTATTGGCCTTATTGCAATGGGCTCGGCAAGATCGGGAGGCGTGGGGGACGGCGCAGTTATACTTACAGGGAGCCGCGCTTGAAACTGCACCTCCCACTACAACAGCGGCAGTGCAGACTGGCGAGcctggtgatggtggggaggaCGAGGTGGAGGATAAATCTAtagagcagctgcctgagccgcaggcatttcttgttactgagtCTGAAGAGGAGCCCTCTGCAACCGGTGCGCAAGGAGGGGCTGCGCGAAAGGAGCCCCCCGCACCACCGGCATATCCGTGGGGGGAGTTAAAAGATACTGTAGCTCATTATAACGAGGAATGTCTTAAGGGGGATGCTGCAGTCAAGGGCAGCAAGTCTGCAGCCCTTCCTAACAAGCaatgtcttaaaggggacgctgCAATCAGGGGCGGCGAGTCTGGGCCGGGTgaatcaaaaaatcagaatgtggaCCCCCTAGATGCGCTCCCAGGCATGATACTGAGGCATCTAGACGACGAGGAATTATTAGACCTGGGATTGAAACGTGTGGGTGGCGGTGACGCAGGGTCCTTTGGGGCACAGAAGAAGGAACGCAGTACCCCGAAGGAACAAACGGCATGGCGGGAATGGCGGGGAGGTGGATGTGAATTGCGTTCTgattctgagtcagaaaatgaggaggctGCGGCGAGTGGCGCTGGACCCCCTCGGGGCTCGGGTGCCGGGGAGGAGGGGCGTGGGACACCGGGGGACCTTGTGGAGGAACTTGGCAGGGCGATGGATGTGCTGGAGGCGCAGGCGGGAATGCGGGGACGCGCCTTGGAGCGGCTGGGCGAAACCCCGCCCCCTGTGGCGcagccaaattggaacttgattgcGAAAGACTGTGTGCTAAGTGGCGTAACCCTAGAAGCTGTACCTGCGGCCGCGCCTCCACAGgcgttccctgttcaggttgggccacAAGGAGGAGCTATGTGGACGCCCCTAGACGCTAAGTTGGTGCAGGCCcttcacaaggcaataaaagaggaaggtttgtcgAGCGAAACCACACCTATGCTGCTCGACTCCGCCCACGTCCAGCCACTAGCCCCTGCCGAcgctaggcagctggcaagggcgGTACTAACTGGCCTgctattccttcttttgaaggagGCATGGTATCTCGAACTGCAAGGCCGCATACAAGCTGCAACGACAGATCCCACCCATCCCCTCCGACAGTCCACTTTTGATAGGTCACCGGGGCGGGAGGGGATACTAACATTCTTGTAA